In Dehalococcoidia bacterium, one DNA window encodes the following:
- a CDS encoding OB-fold domain-containing protein has product MTTGQPAARRQRPIVPFLKLPENGPAYLAGSRCKNCGTAFAGERRACANCSAVDQMEPIRLSDKGEVYIWSIVHQSAPGIKTPYIAAIVDLPEGVAVRANVEGIEPEPKNMRFGMPVQMYTEVVRQDREGNDIVAYKFRPV; this is encoded by the coding sequence GTGACCACCGGACAACCCGCGGCCAGGCGGCAGCGGCCGATCGTCCCCTTTCTGAAGCTGCCAGAGAACGGCCCCGCCTACCTCGCCGGTTCGCGCTGCAAGAACTGCGGCACCGCCTTCGCCGGCGAGCGGCGGGCCTGCGCCAACTGCTCCGCCGTCGACCAGATGGAGCCGATCCGCCTCAGCGACAAGGGCGAGGTCTACATCTGGTCGATCGTGCACCAGTCCGCGCCCGGCATCAAAACGCCCTACATCGCCGCGATCGTCGATCTGCCTGAGGGCGTGGCCGTGCGCGCCAACGTCGAGGGCATCGAGCCCGAGCCGAAGAACATGCGCTTCGGCATGCCGGTGCAGATGTACACTGAGGTCGTGCGCCAGGACCGCGAAGGCAACGACATCGTCGCCTACAAGTTCCGCCCCGTCTGA